CGATCTGCTCCGAGGATGCGTATACCATCCCAAGCTCATTCTGGGCCTTGTCCCGTATTTCGTCAAGATTGACAGAATCCATTACAGCATTATACTTTGTATTATTTTCTTCTTTCATGTCCGCCAGCTCTTCCTGCATCGCAGTGATCGCCTTGGAGCGGCTCGTAAGTCTGGACTGTATCTGGACGTAATTTACACATACTATGAGTGCAAGTATGGCCGCCACGGCCAGAAAGATAACGTATCCGGGGCTCATGTGCAGCGCCTTCCTGCGGTTTTTGCGCACCTGCCTGCTTGTCTTTCCAGTTCTCTCAGGTTCTTTTGTACGCCGTTCCGGCTCATACGCCGGTTTTGTCACCACATTGCCGTAGACATACATCTGACTGCGTGTTCTGTTTGATGTGCCATATGATTTTCTGCTTCTTGATGATGTATATCCTGCTGCCATGTCTTTCCCCTTTCTTACTTTATCGTCGTTCAAATATGCGGAGCTTTGCGCTCTTCGCACGGCTGTTATATTCCAATTCCTCCTCACCTGGAAGAATCGGTTTTCTAGTTAAAATACTCCCCTTTGATTCTTTTCCGCATACACATACGGGAAAATCGCTCGGACAGGTGCACGGATTTTCATTTTTCTTAAACGCGCTTTTTACTATCCTGTCTTCAAGTGAATGGAAGGTTATAATACACAGCCTCCCACCCGGTTTTAATAGATCGATCATCTCATCCAGTGAATCCCGCAGAACTTCCAGCTCCCTGTTCAGTTCAATGCGGATAGCCTGGAACGTCCTTTTGGAAGGATGCCCAGACTTTTTCTGGTATTTCATCGGTATGGCCTGTCTGATGATCTCCGTCAGCTGGCCGGTCGTTTCAATGGACCTCTCCCTGCGTGCGGCTGCAATATGTTTGGCAATGTTTTTGGCAAACTTATCTTCCCCGTAGTCGCGTATCACACGGTAGAGGTCCATCTCACTGTAGTCATTGACGATGTCCCTGGCTGTCATTTTCTGACGCGTATCCATCCTCATGTCCAGCGGCGCATCTTCGCGATAGGAGAATCCCCGCTCTGCCGTATCAAGCTGATAAGATGATACGCCCAGATCGAGCACGATCCCGTCGACTCTGTCAATGCCTAGCTTGTGGAGCTGCGACTTCATATCACAATAGTTGCTCCTGACTATCGTGACCTTCTCCCCGAAGTCTTTTAAGCGGGCGCCTGCGGCCGTTATCGCCGCCGCGTCCTGGTCTATTCCTACAATACTCCCCTTGTTTCCTAAGTGTCTGCATATCTCGTATGCATGTCCACCTCCACCAAGCGTTCCGTCCACATATGTGCCGTCCGGCCTGATGTTCAAACCATTGATCGTTTCATCAAGTAATACTGACTTGTGTTCGAATCCCATATCTTCTCCCTCTAGATACTGAATCCGCTCTCTTCCATATCAGATGCAATATCCTCAATGTTGAGCTCCACTTCAGCATTCTTTTCATCCCATCTTGCCTTGTCCCAAATCTCGGCACGCTTCCCCATGCCGATAAACACGACCTCTTTCTCAAGATGCGCGTAGGTCCTCAGTACAGAAGGGATCAAAGTTCTGCCTTGCTTGTCAAGGTCGCCGTCGGTTGCACTTCCCTGAAAGAAGTAAGCAAAAGCTCTGGCTTTTTTGTCCGTGGTTGTTGGCAAAGCGTTAAGTTTGTCTTCAAAGGCGTTCCATTCATCTTCAGGATATACATATAAGCAGTTTTCCATACCTTTTGTTATGACGAAATTCTCCCCTAGATCGTCACGAAACTTGGCCGGAATGATCAATCTGCCCTTAGGGTCAATATTATGACTGTATTCTCCTTTCAACATTAGAACTCACCCTCTTTCAAGCGGTCTGCCACTTTCGTACCACTTTATACCACTTTTCACCACTTTCTACCACTTGAGTACATTGTAAACCACTTTATGGGTGATTTCAACCCCTTTTTTAGAAAAATTTGAAAGGGGTCAGACCCCTGTGGCCACAGGGGTCTGACCCCTTCCGAAATTTGGACTGTTGTCAGACTTCTTTTTTTGTTTTTCTATCACGCACAAAAATAAGGCACCACAGCACAGACCGGTATATCGTCTATGCTACAGTGCCTTGTAATTACGGCTTTTACAGACTATTCTTCTGTGGTCCCTGCCGCCTCGGACAGGTTATTGGAAAATTCTGTCAGAGCGGTGTAATCAATCTCCACCGACTCTTTCGGTTTATTTGACTTATATGTCCCGTAGGCAGAATACCCAACCCAGCCTACAAGAAGAAGTGCGGCCAGTCCCACGACACATTTGCGGGCAGCGTTCGCGGCCTTCTCTTTTTTCATGATCTTTTTGCGGTTAGCTTTTTCCTGTTTATATCTGTCTACTTTTTCCTGACTCATACTTTTTCGCTCCTTCTATAGCTCCATAACTAAAAGCTATTTTACCATAGTTTCCGGCATTATACAACTACAATTACGCCGCCGTCGGAAGCATACATACTGCTGATTCCAGCTGTATCTACGATGATGACATCCCGGAAATCTGCTTTTTCAAGGATCATCTCCTTCACCTGACGGGCGCGCTCCGGGCAGTTGCAGTGTGAGATAGCAAGGATTTTCCGACCCGGCTCTTTCAGTCTTCTGGCAATCTCATCTACCATTTTCACCAGCGCCTTCTTTATGCCCCTCGCCTGACCGAGCTGGCAGATCGTACCTTCCGCTGTGGCTCCCATCACAGGCTTGATGTTGAGCGCCGTGGCAACTATTGCCTTCAGCCCTGTAAGACGCCCGTTTTTCCGCAGTGTCTCAAGTGTTTCAAGCACAAAATACGTATCCTGCTCCGCGATATATTCTTCTACTGTATCTATTACATCCTGGAAGGACATCCCTTTTTCTTCGCACTCTGCTATCTTCAGCGCTATCAACGTCTCTCCGACAGATGCGGAACGGGAATTAAACACATAAATATCTTTCTCGCCATATTCTTCACAGTAAAGGTTCTTGCCGAGCAGGGCGCTGTTATATGAACCGCTCAGTTCTGAAGAAAGTGTCACTGCATACACATGATCCGCATCACAGTGGAATCCTTCCATATATCGCTCCGGTGACGGACAGGAAGATTTGGGACACTCCGGCGAAGCAGCCACCAGCTTCAGAAATTCTCCCTGGTCAAATGTCTCATCATCCACAATCTGCTGCCCTGCTACTTCTATTTTAAGAGACGCTGTTTCAAAGCAGCCGGACTTCTTCATCTCTTCTGTAAGTTCTCCGCAGCTGTCTACAATCACTTTATAACTCATATCTTTCCTCCCGGCATACCATATCTGTGTTTAGTCGGCATGTCATTTATTGCTATAATATGTAGTTTTCAATACTACATTAGTAATCATAGCACATTTATAATGGAAATAAAAGTATTTTTATTAAAGTTTTCCCAGTCTGTTCAGTCTTCAAACTTGATTTTTCTCGACACACCGAGAGCAATTCCCAT
This is a stretch of genomic DNA from [Clostridium] hylemonae DSM 15053. It encodes these proteins:
- the rsmH gene encoding 16S rRNA (cytosine(1402)-N(4))-methyltransferase RsmH, with the translated sequence MGFEHKSVLLDETINGLNIRPDGTYVDGTLGGGGHAYEICRHLGNKGSIVGIDQDAAAITAAGARLKDFGEKVTIVRSNYCDMKSQLHKLGIDRVDGIVLDLGVSSYQLDTAERGFSYREDAPLDMRMDTRQKMTARDIVNDYSEMDLYRVIRDYGEDKFAKNIAKHIAAARRERSIETTGQLTEIIRQAIPMKYQKKSGHPSKRTFQAIRIELNRELEVLRDSLDEMIDLLKPGGRLCIITFHSLEDRIVKSAFKKNENPCTCPSDFPVCVCGKESKGSILTRKPILPGEEELEYNSRAKSAKLRIFERR
- the mraZ gene encoding division/cell wall cluster transcriptional repressor MraZ — encoded protein: MLKGEYSHNIDPKGRLIIPAKFRDDLGENFVITKGMENCLYVYPEDEWNAFEDKLNALPTTTDKKARAFAYFFQGSATDGDLDKQGRTLIPSVLRTYAHLEKEVVFIGMGKRAEIWDKARWDEKNAEVELNIEDIASDMEESGFSI
- a CDS encoding DegV family protein; its protein translation is MSYKVIVDSCGELTEEMKKSGCFETASLKIEVAGQQIVDDETFDQGEFLKLVAASPECPKSSCPSPERYMEGFHCDADHVYAVTLSSELSGSYNSALLGKNLYCEEYGEKDIYVFNSRSASVGETLIALKIAECEEKGMSFQDVIDTVEEYIAEQDTYFVLETLETLRKNGRLTGLKAIVATALNIKPVMGATAEGTICQLGQARGIKKALVKMVDEIARRLKEPGRKILAISHCNCPERARQVKEMILEKADFRDVIIVDTAGISSMYASDGGVIVVV